The Pelagovum sp. HNIBRBA483 sequence AAGCCGCCCTCCGTGCAGGCCAATCGGGGATCGAAGCCAGCGACGTGATGGCCGAATACGGCTTCCGCAGCCAGATCGCCGGCACGCTGAAGATAGATGTCGCAGAGCATGTCGATAAACGCACCCTGCGCTTCATGGGGCCGGGTGCCGCTTATGCCCATATCGCGATGCAGCAAGCCATCGCTGATTCAGGCCTTGAGGAAAGTGACGTTATCAACCCGCGCACCGGCCTTGTGGCTGGTTCGGGCGGCCCGTCGACCTCCTCGATGTTCGCCGCGCACCAAACGGTGCTGAAATCCGGCTCGCCCAAGCGGATCGGGCCGTTCGCCGTGCCGAAATGCATGTCGTCCACGATCTCGGCCAACCTCTCCACCGCCTTCTCGATCAAGGGTATCAACTACTCGATCACCTCCGCCTGCTCCACCTCACTGCACTGCATCGGCAACGCCGCCGAACAGATCATGATGGGCAAGCAGGACGTGATGTTCGCCGGTGGCGGCGAGGAGCTGGACTGGACCCTTTCCTGCCTCTTTGATGCGATGGGTGCGATGTCCTCCAAATATAACGACACACCAACCAAAGCCTCCCGCGCCTTCGACGCAGGGCGCGACGGGTTCGTGATCGCAGGCGGCGGCGGCATCGTTGTGCTCGAAGAGCTTGAACACGCCCGCGCGCGCGGCGCAAAAATCTATGCCGAGGTGACGGGATTTGCCGCCACCTCCGATGGTCACGATATGGTCGCCCCCTCGGGCGAAGGCGGCGAGCGCGCCATGCGCCTCGCGCTGCAAACCATCCCCGAAGGCCGCAGCGTCAGCTATATCAACGCCCACGGCACCTCCACGCCGGTTGGCGATGTGGGCGAGGTCGAAGCGGTCCGTCGTGTCTTTGGCGACGGCAGCACCCCGCCGATCAGCTCGACCAAATCGATGACCGGCCACAGCCAAGGCGCGACCGGCGCACAGGAAGCCATCTACTGCCTCCTGATGCTCAAGGGTGACTTTATCGCCCCTTCGATCAACGTCGAGACCCTCGACCCCGCCCTGAAGCCCGCCGAAATTGCCACGACCCTCGTGGAGAAAGCAGGCCTCGATACGGTCATGACCAATAGTTTCGGCTTTGGTGGCACGAATGGTTCGATGCTGCTTTCAGCCTTCCGAGATTGATAACAGCAGGACATTCAAGATGACCATTTCAATGCAAGGGAAACGCGGCCTGATGATGGGGGTCGCGAATGATCGCTCGATCGCATGGGGTATCGCCCAAGCCATGCACAACGCAGGCGCGGAACTGGCCTTCACCTATCAAGGCGAGGCTTTCGGCAAGCGCGTCGAGCCGCTCGCGGCATCGGTTGGCAGCGATATTCTCGTTGATGCCGATGTGATGGACGACGCCTCCCTAGACCGCGCTTTTGCCGCCCTGAAAGAGCGCTGGGGCACGATTGATTTCCTCGTCCACGCCATCGCCTATTCCGATAAATCGGAGCTGACAGGCCGTTTCATCAACACCAGCCGCGAGAACTTCCGCAATTCGCTGACGATCTCCTGCTATTCCTTCATCGACGTGGCCCGCCGCGCCTCGGAACTGATGCCCGATGGCGGCACGCTTCTGACCATGACCTATCAAGGCTCCAACCGCGTCACCCCGTTCTATAATGTCATGGGCGTCGCCAAGGCCGCGCTTGAAAGCTCGGTCCGCTACCTTGCCAACGATCTCGGTCCGCAAGGTATCCGCGTCAACGCGATCTCCCCCGGCCCGATGAAGACATTGGCCGGAGCCGCCATCGGCGGCGCACGCAAGACCTACAAACACACCGATCAGAATGCGCCGCTGCGCTCCAACGCGACGCTGGAGGCCATCGGCGGCACCGCCGTCTATCTGGCGTCAGATGCCGGTGCCTGCACCAGCGGCGAGATCATCACCGTCGATGGCGGTTATCATGTGCTCGGAATGCCCCAGTCCGAAAACCTCTGATCGCCATCCTCTGAATCAAAACGGCCCGCTGTCTCCAGCGGGCCGTTTCGTTTGCTAAGGTGCAAAAATCAAGCGGCGTTGATACCGACGATCTCGATGGCAAAGATGAGATCCTTGCCCGAGAGCGGGTGGTTGGCATCGAGCACAACCTCTTCTTCATTGGCAGACACAACAACAACCGGCACAACCTGCCCCGATGGCGCCTGCATCTGCAATTGTGTGCCCGGCTCTACCGGAATGTTCTCGGGGATCTGTCCGCGCGGGATGGATTGCATCGCGCTCGGGTCGCTTTCGCCATAGGCTTCCACGCAGGGGACTTGTACCGTTTTCTTTTCGCCCATCTCCATACCGGGGAGCGCCTTGTCGAGGCCCGGAATGATCTGGCCGGAGCCGACCACGAACTCCAGCGGGTCGCGCCCTTCAGAGCTGTCGAAGGTTTCGCCAGTGGTAAGAGTTCCGGTGTAATGAATGCGCACGGTGTCGCCCGCTTTGACCTGGGTCATATATAAATCCGTTATTTGGGGGGGTGAATTGCGGAGGCCGCGTCTTGCAGGTTCTCCGATGGATGGCGCAAACCTAGTCATGATCGTCACGGAATGCAAACAAGGCCCCTTTTCGCCCGGATATGATCGTGACAAATTCCTCCCAACTCCCGAAAGGATGCCCCGTGCCGATCATCACTTGTATTTTCGATGCCTATGGAACGCTCTTCGACGTGGCCGCTGCCGCCCGCAACGCCGCCGCTGAGCCGGATTTCACAGCCCTTGCGGATCATTGGCCCGCCGTCGCGCGGGATTGGCGGCTCAAACAGCTTCAATACACATGGCTCCGCGCCACCGCCGACCGCCACGCCAATTTCGAGCAAGTCACCGCAGACGGGCTGGATTGGGCGCTCGAGAACAACAGCCTCGACGGTGATCCCCTGCTGCGCGAACGCCTGCTCGCCCTCTATTGGGAGCTGGACGCCTATCCCGAGGTGCCAGAGGTGCTCGCCACCCTTACCGAGCGCGGCCTCACCTGCGCGATCCTCTCCAACGGTACGCCCGACATGATCGCCGCCGCTGCCCACAGCGCGGGGATCGATGGTTTCCTTGCCGCCCAATTGTCTGTCGAGAGCGTCGGCGTCTACAAACCCCACGCCCGCGTCTACGAATTGGTCGAAACGCAGTTCGGCTGCGCCCGTGACGAGGTGCTATTCGTATCGTCCAACGGATGGGACGCCGCCGGTGCCGCAGGATTCGGCTTTCAAACCGCATGGATCAACCGTGCAGACGAGCCGCAAGACCGCCTCTACGCCGCTCCACACCACACTTTCGCGAGCCTCACCCCGCTGTTGGAGCTCGTCTGATGCCTTTCTTCACTGCCTCCGACGGCACCGAGCTTTATTACGAGGACACCGGCAAAGGCCCCACCGTTCTGGCGCTCTCCGGCCTCACCCGTAACCTGCGCGATTTCGATTTCGTTGCGCCGCGCCTCTCGCGTCTGCGCCTGATCCGCATGGATTACCGTGGGCGCGGCAAATCCGGCTGGTCCGATCCCGCGCTCTATTCCATCCCGCAGGAGGCCGCTGATGCCTTGGCGCTGCTCGATCACCTTTCCCTGCCCCGCGCCGCGATCCTCGGCACCTCTCGCGGCGGCTTGATCGGCCTCTTCATCGGTGCAACCCAACCCGCGCGGCTTACAGGGCTTGCGCTGAATGATATCGGCCCCGAGCTGACCGCCGCAGGCCTTGCCGATATCGCCGCCTATATCGGCAAACGCCCCGCCGCCTCCACTCTCGACGCCGCGGCCCGCGCGCTCCCGAAATCGCTACACGGCTTTGCCAATGTCCCGCATGAGCGCTGGCTGGAAATGGCAGGCCAGCTCTACGCGCAAAGCGATGACGGCCTTACCCTCCGCTACGATCCCGCCCTCGCGGACGCCTTCCGCGCAGCCTATGACCCCGCAACACCCCCGCCCGATGCGTGGCCCCTGTTCCACGCGCTGCCGGATATCCCGCTCGCCCTGATCCGTGGCGCCAACTCGCCGCTTCTCAGCCGCGATACCGCCGCAGCCATGCAAGCGGCCCGCCCCGATATGCTCTTTGCCGACGTGCCCGATCGCGGCCATGTCCCCTTTCTCGATGAACCCGAAGCCCTCGCCACGCTTTCCCAATGGAGCCAGCGCCTCTCATGAATATCGACCGCATCCGCGCCGCCGCCGAGCGGCTCAACGGCCATGTCCGTACCACGCCCCTCCTGCATAACGAAGCGCTCGACGCCAT is a genomic window containing:
- the fabB gene encoding beta-ketoacyl-ACP synthase I yields the protein MRRVVVTGLGIVSPIGNNAEEVEAALRAGQSGIEASDVMAEYGFRSQIAGTLKIDVAEHVDKRTLRFMGPGAAYAHIAMQQAIADSGLEESDVINPRTGLVAGSGGPSTSSMFAAHQTVLKSGSPKRIGPFAVPKCMSSTISANLSTAFSIKGINYSITSACSTSLHCIGNAAEQIMMGKQDVMFAGGGEELDWTLSCLFDAMGAMSSKYNDTPTKASRAFDAGRDGFVIAGGGGIVVLEELEHARARGAKIYAEVTGFAATSDGHDMVAPSGEGGERAMRLALQTIPEGRSVSYINAHGTSTPVGDVGEVEAVRRVFGDGSTPPISSTKSMTGHSQGATGAQEAIYCLLMLKGDFIAPSINVETLDPALKPAEIATTLVEKAGLDTVMTNSFGFGGTNGSMLLSAFRD
- a CDS encoding enoyl-ACP reductase, whose amino-acid sequence is MTISMQGKRGLMMGVANDRSIAWGIAQAMHNAGAELAFTYQGEAFGKRVEPLAASVGSDILVDADVMDDASLDRAFAALKERWGTIDFLVHAIAYSDKSELTGRFINTSRENFRNSLTISCYSFIDVARRASELMPDGGTLLTMTYQGSNRVTPFYNVMGVAKAALESSVRYLANDLGPQGIRVNAISPGPMKTLAGAAIGGARKTYKHTDQNAPLRSNATLEAIGGTAVYLASDAGACTSGEIITVDGGYHVLGMPQSENL
- a CDS encoding peptidylprolyl isomerase, giving the protein MTQVKAGDTVRIHYTGTLTTGETFDSSEGRDPLEFVVGSGQIIPGLDKALPGMEMGEKKTVQVPCVEAYGESDPSAMQSIPRGQIPENIPVEPGTQLQMQAPSGQVVPVVVVSANEEEVVLDANHPLSGKDLIFAIEIVGINAA
- a CDS encoding haloacid dehalogenase type II, which codes for MPIITCIFDAYGTLFDVAAAARNAAAEPDFTALADHWPAVARDWRLKQLQYTWLRATADRHANFEQVTADGLDWALENNSLDGDPLLRERLLALYWELDAYPEVPEVLATLTERGLTCAILSNGTPDMIAAAAHSAGIDGFLAAQLSVESVGVYKPHARVYELVETQFGCARDEVLFVSSNGWDAAGAAGFGFQTAWINRADEPQDRLYAAPHHTFASLTPLLELV
- a CDS encoding alpha/beta fold hydrolase encodes the protein MPFFTASDGTELYYEDTGKGPTVLALSGLTRNLRDFDFVAPRLSRLRLIRMDYRGRGKSGWSDPALYSIPQEAADALALLDHLSLPRAAILGTSRGGLIGLFIGATQPARLTGLALNDIGPELTAAGLADIAAYIGKRPAASTLDAAARALPKSLHGFANVPHERWLEMAGQLYAQSDDGLTLRYDPALADAFRAAYDPATPPPDAWPLFHALPDIPLALIRGANSPLLSRDTAAAMQAARPDMLFADVPDRGHVPFLDEPEALATLSQWSQRLS